A section of the Mangifera indica cultivar Alphonso chromosome 12, CATAS_Mindica_2.1, whole genome shotgun sequence genome encodes:
- the LOC123193305 gene encoding bromodomain-containing protein C631.02: protein MKRKRGHKKGKFKGASAAARKEAMSNAVSLNNTEDNSDKVDEYGNDEYESTMEINTPSSTGTDQPLNVANINPDGSIDKALGKPVGRVKVKLKTSKILDSSHSDTDKSSSQMGFERQGGIVDRMEDSAMSLAELKMGLLGNSMRKAGSIKIKPSKALAGSSVDNTSNNVTAQGESSFQKQHKRPRTDNQYDREELDAALMVIKKVMKMDAAEPFNAPVNPEALGIPDYFDVIDTPMDFGTICSNLENGDKYMNSEDVYKDVQYIWENCNRYNNKGDYILDLMKRVKKNFMKYWMAAGLYSEQPIGNNGVEIIQIENAAQSSQGKVHIKGGQSKQKSGKRHGRRHKHDCLCAICVLKRRKREREESARIANRQIGVGVQEETSPVESPGGDDSSSDSGESQELDADTEVEGKRQEMKMLSTKPQYSHMDRKHEADEDEEEEDEEDEEEDGEEEDEENETEIQKKGEGEVSRESIRQSEPGKAQQPGAGVQIHSLGHEDETATVKEKMDKESQDWEGKAKLYSNFQVESPMLLNLCGILFPNNKKSVWNGPHSLLHCQDSTHNNSIHAAIESLMK from the exons ATGAAGCGAAAGCGGGGGCACAAAAAGGGAAAATTCAAAGGGGCATCTGCAGCAGCTAGAAAGGAGGCTATGTCAAATGCTGTTAGTCTTAATAACACAGAAGATAATTCCGATAAGGTGGATGAGTATGGAAATGATGAATATGAGTCAACGATGGAGATTAATACACCTTCTTCAACTGGGACTGATCAGCCCCTGAATGTTGCAAATATAAACCCCGATGGGTCAATTGATAAGGCTTTAGGAAAGCCAGTTGGACGTGTGAAAGTGAAATTGAAGACTTCAAAAATTTTGGATTCTTCACATAGTGATACTGATAAGAGTAGCTCGCAAATGGGTTTCGAGAGACAAGGTGGCATTGTTGACAGAATGGAGGACAGTGCTATGTCATTGGCCGAACTGAAAATGGGTCTTTTGGGGAATTCAATGAGGAAAGCTGGGAGCATTAAGATTAAGCCATCTAAGGCTTTGGCTGGTTCAAGTGTTGACAACACTAGCAACAATGTCACGGCACAAGGCGAGAGttcttttcaaaaacaacataagaGACCTCGTACAGATAATCAATATGACAGAGAAGAACTAGATGCAGCATTGATG GTAATTAAGAAGGTAATGAAAATGGATGCAGCTGAGCCCTTTAATGCTCCTGTGAATCCTGAAGCTTTGGGAATACCA GATTATTTTGATGTTATAGATACACCAATGGATTTTGGAACAATATGTTCAAATCTTGAAAATGGTGATAAGTATATGAACTCAGAAGATGTCTACAAGGATGTACAGTACATCTGGGAGAATTGTAACAGGTATAATAACAAAGGTGACTATATCTTGGACCTTATGAAGCGggtgaagaaaaattttatgaAGTACTGGATGGCAGCTGGGTTATACAGCGAACAACCAATTGGAAACAATG gTGTCgaaattattcaaattgaaaatgctGCCCAGTCCAGTCAAGGAAAAGTACACATTAAAGGTGGCCAATCAAAGCAGAAGTCAGGAAAACGTCATGG AAGGCGTCATAAACATGATTGTTTATGTGCTATATGTGTTCTAAAACGCCGCAAAAGGGAGCGTGAGGAGAGTGCTCGAATCGCTAACCGCCAGATTGGAGTTGGTGTTCAAGAG gaaACTTCTCCCGTAGAAAGTCCTGGTGGTGATGATTCATCATCAGATTCAGGTGAATCACAAGAACTTGATGCAGATACTGAGGTTGAAGGGAAAAGACAGGAGATGAAAATGCTGAGTACAAAGCCTCAATATAGCCATATGGACAGGAAGCATGAGGCAGATGAGGACGAAGAGGAAGAGGATGAGGAGGATGAAGAAGAggatggagaagaagaagatgaagagaatgagACGGAGATTCAAAAGAAAGGTGAGGGTGAAGTCTCAAGAGAGTCTATCAGACAATCTGAACCAGGAAAAGCTCAGCAGCCTGGAGCAGGAGTCCAGATACATTCCCTGGGGCATGAGGACGAAACTGCCACTGTTAAGGAGAAAATGGATAAG GAGTCACAAGATTGGGAAGGAAAAGCGAAGCTGTACAGTAACTTCCAAGTTGAAAGTCCCATGCTTTTGAATTTATGTGGAATTCTCTTCcccaacaataaaaaatctgtCTGGAATGGACCTCATTCCCTGCTTCACTGCCAGGATTCTACTCATAATAATTCCATTCATGCAGCTATCGAGTCGCTAATGAA GTAG